Within the Candidatus Eisenbacteria bacterium genome, the region CGGAAGTGAGCGTGTCGCCGTCGCAGTCGTCGTGCACGAAGCCCGCCACCTGCCCGTAGTGGAAGGTCAGCCGGTTGATCCAGGTTCCGAACAGGTTCGTGCCGCGCGTGTACTGGCCGGCGTACCAGGCGACCGCGGCCCCGGGTCCGGTGAGCGTCGCGTCCAGGTCCATGCCCGTGTAGTCGCCCCAGCGCGTGGTCAGGTTCGGGGCGAGGCCAGAACGCAGCAGCACGCTCGGCTGCAGGGTCGCGTCGGTGCGGCGCCGTCCGGTCGCGTACGAGGAAGGGTATTCGTTCCCGCTCGAGCGGTCGTAGCCGAGGAAGACCGTTCCCACGGAGTCCACCGTCACGGCCGGGAAGTAAAGGTGCATGCCGCTCGCCGCGTAGGTCTCGTCGGTGAGCACCGCGCGGTCGCCGGTGCGGAGCTGGAAGAGCCGCAGCGCGCCCACGAACCCGCCGAGCGTGATGCCGGTGCTCCACGCGCAGGTCAGGACGCCGTTGCGAACGTAGAAGTCACCCGGACGGCAGTCGTTGGTCGGCACGAGCGCGGTGGTGCCCTTCTGCTCCGCCGGCGGCGCCGGCGAGTACGGGCTGACGGGCACGCGCTCGCCCGCCGAGAGCGTCGGCGCCGCGGGCGAGCCGGTGATCGTGCGGTAGGTGACGTTGCTGCCGCCCAGCACGCGGATGCACAGCAGGTGGAGCGTGTTGTCGCCGGGGGTGAGGTTGCGCGCCGCCTTGGTGACGAACAGGTCGTTCTCGTCACCGCCCGGAGGCGGAGCGAAGTTCGCGAAGTCCACGTACGACAGTGTCTGGCCCGCGTAGGCGGCGGCGCGGTCGAGGACGCGGATCTTCTGGTACTGGTAGGCGCCGCCGACGAACGCGAACATCTGCGCGGTCATCGCGATCTTGTCGCCGCTCACGCCGAGCGAATGGTAGTCGGCCCAGTTGCCGGTCTGCGTCGTGCCGTCCTTCGTCATGTCGAACTTGTAGAGCCACCACTGTCCGCGCGCGTCGTTCGTCTTGCTGATCGCGAGATAGAAGTTGGACCAGTTCGAGCCGAGCGTGAACGCCAGAGCCACGAACCGCCCGTTCACCGCGTCGTAGTAGCACTGTCCGTCCGAGATCGATCCCTCGCCGGGGGTGACGCCGAAGAAGGTCGTGCCCAGCGTCTCGACGCGGTTCGAGCCGTCCTTGTTGGTGACCGTCACGCTGACGTTGCCGAGCGTGAAGACGTTGAGTGGCCCCGCTCCGACGGTGGGCTCGCCGGGGATGTAGCCCGCCTGCGAGATTCCCTCGAAGCCGTTGCCCGCGACCGGCGCGAGCGGCTCGGCGCCCGGGCGGGCGCGCAGGCCCGCGACGCCGGCGTTGCGGTCGAGCGTGAACGTCCGCAGGTCTTCCGGGAGGATGAGCGGGGGGGCGCTCTTGAGCCGTTCCAGCTCGCGGTCGTGCCCGGGGTCGAGGCCGCGCGGTCGCGGGACGTTGCGCACGAAGCCCTCGCCGGGAAGCCGCTGCGGCAGGGAGCTGAAGGTGAAGGTGCGGGGAACGACCGGCTCGCCGCTCGAGCGAACGCCGCCCGCGCGCCACGTGCGTGCGGAAGCGGGGGAGGCGAGGAGCGGGACGCCGATCAGCAGTCCGAGAGCGACGAGAGCGAGTGGTCGGATCATGGTGGCGGACTCAGGACGTTCGGGTCGTGAAGATCGGGTCGCGGTGCCGGTCGGACGAAGCGGACTCCCGTACCTGCCGCGGGTGCCGGAGCCTCGGCACCGGTAACGGAGCGCAAGGTTCGTTCCGCCCCGCGGTCGCCCGCAAGAGGCGCCGGAAGCGTATCGCGCCGGGCGGCCTCAGGTCACGGGCAACCTTGCGCCCATGCAAATCGCAACGTCGCGCGGGGGCGGGACCGGCGGCCGCGCCGGCGCGGGCGTGCTTTCGTGCCGGGCGGGCGTCGGCGACCGACCGGCCCGGCAGCCGGCATTCGCGGCGGCGTCAGTCGCCGAAGCGTATGCCCAGGTCGCGCGCGGCCTGCATCGTGTCGCAATCGAGCGGGACGACCTTCATGCGGCGGATCACCGCCTCGAGCGGTTCGTAGCGCACCGTCGGCGGCGCGAGCGAAACCATCACCGACGACAGGCCGGCTTCGAGCGCGCGCACCGCCGCCGTGCCGAAGCGCAGCGCCACCAGCCGGTCGAACGAAGTCGGCGATCCGCCGCGCAGCAGGTGCCCGAGCACGACGGTGCGCGATTCGCGCCCGGTCAGCTCCTGCAGCCGGGCCGCGACCTTCTCGCCGACGCCGCCCAGGCGTTCGGCCTGGCCGACGGCCTTGTCGCGCACCGACACCGCGCCCCCGACCGGTTTCGCTCCCTCGGCGACCACGACGAGCGCGTACTCGTTGCCGTTCTGTTCGCGATCGCGCACGGCCTGCGCGACCTTCTCGATGTCGTACGCGATCTCGGGAATGAGGATGGCGTGCGCGTTGCCGGCGATGCCGGCGTGCAGCGCGATCCAGCCGGCGTAGCGGCCCATGACCTCGACGACCATGATCCGGCGATGCGAGGTCGCCGTGGCGTGCAGCCGATCGAGGCACTCGGTCGCGAACGAAACCGCCGAGTCGAAGCCGAAGGTCATGAACGTGCGGTCGAGATCGTTGTCAATCGTCTTGGGAACACCGACGACCCGCAGCCCGAGGCCGGCGAGGCGGTGGCCGATCGCCAGCGAGCCGTCGCCGCCGACCGTGACGAGCGCGTCGAACCCGGCGGCCCGGAACTTGCCGATCAGTTCCGCGCAGCGGTCCACCTCGCTCCACGAGCCGTCGGGGTTACGCACCGGGAAGGACAGCGGGTTGCCGCGGTTGGTCGTGCCGAGCGTCGTGCCGCCCTGGTGCATGATGCCCGAGACGCGCTGGCGCGTGAGCCGCACGAGGCCGCCGTCGGGGAACGCCTCCGGATCGAGCAGGCCGTTGTAGCCGTCGCGGATGCCCCAGACCTCCCAGCCGCGCTTGAGCGCCGATACGGTGACGGCGCGAATCACCGCGTTCAGCCCCGGCGCGTCGCCGCCGCCGGTGCTGATGGCGATCTTGCGAATCGGCTGTGCGGACATGCGGCCGGCGGCCTCCGGGCCTCAGGCCCTGGGCTTCGTCACGTCGCGCACCCAGGCGAGGCCGGTCATGGCGCGCGGAAAGCCGAGCGTCGTGATCGCGAGCAGCGCGACGTGCTCGAGTTGCTGGTCGGTCGCGCCCGCCGCCCGCGCGCGGCGGGCGTGGGAATGCGCGGCGCCCTCGGCTCCCGCACCCATCGCGATGCCGAGCTTGACCAGCTCCGCCGTCCGCTCGTCGAGCGGGCCGGCCTTCTTCGCGGCCTCGCTCAGGGCGTTGTACTTCGCCGCGACGTCGGGGTACGCGGCGCGGAAGTCCTCGAAGAACTTCGGAATCTTCTGGCTCATCGCTTCCTCACTCGGGAGCGCCCGCCGCCGCGGGTCCCATGGCTCAGCCCCGGCGTGTCGCCGCGCCGGGTTTCGGCCGCGGCGCGCGGAGGCCTCCGATCAGGCCCCAGTCGGACTTCTGTTTCTCCGCCGTCGCGCACGCCGGGCAGTCGCCGCACAGCGGGCTCGGACGCGCCTTGCGGTGAACGCGCTTCCAGACGAGGAAGACCGCGGCTCCGAGAACGAGGACCGCGACGGCGATGTTCTGCAGCGTTTCGTTGCTCATGATCCCAACCCCAATGCTCGGCCACCCTGGTAGACGACGAACGACGCGATCCAGGCGAGCGCGTTCATCATGAACAGCATGAACAGCGGCCAGCGCCACGAGTTCGTCTCGCGCCGGACCACCGCGACCGTGGACATGCACTGGCACGCGAGGACGAAGAACACCATCAGGCTGACCGCCACGAGCGGAGTGTACGCCCGGCGGCCCGTGTGCGGATCGGTCGCCTCGCGCAGGCTGTCGCGCAGCGGGACCACCTGGTCGCCGCCGTTGCCGAGGTTGAAGACGGTCGCCAGCGTCGAAACCATGACCTCGCGCGCGGCGAACGACGTCACCAGCCCGACGCCGATCCGCCAGTCGAAGCCGAGCGGCGCGATCGCCGGCTCGAGGAAACGGCCGACGCGGCCGGCGAACGAGTGCTCGAGCGACACCCCGGCGATGTGCGCGTCGAGCTGCCGGGCCGCCGCGGCGTCTCCGCTGGCGGTGACGGCCGCGCGCTGCGCTTCGAGCGCCTTCACCTCGGGGCCGCCGCGGGGGTAGGAGGCGAGAAACCACAGCACGATGGTGATCGCGAGGATCACGGTGCCGGCGTTCTTGACGAACAGCCACGAGCGCTCACGAACGGAGATCAGGATCGATCTCCAGGAGGGCATCCGGTAGGGCGGCAGCTCCATCACGTACAGCGGCCGACCACCGCGCAGCACGGTGCGCTTGAGCAGGGCCGCGACCACGATCGCCGCGACGATGCCGAGCATGTACATCGAGAACAGCACAAGCCCGGGCAGGGTCAAGGGCCCGATCCAGAGGTTCGGAATGAACGCGCCGATGAGCAGCGCGTAGACCGGCAGCCGGGCGCTGCACGACATGAACGGCGCGATGATGATGGTGGTGATGCGGTCGCGACGGTTGCCGATGGTGCGGGTCGCCATGATGCCGGGAATCGCGCAGGCGAACGACGACAGCAGCGGAATGAAGGCGCGGCCCGACAGGCCGACGCGGCTCATGACGCGATCCATGATGAACGCCGCCCGCGCCATGTAGCCGGTGTCCTCGAGCACGCCGAGGAAGAAGAACAGGATGGCGATCTGCGGCACGAAGGTGAGCGTCGTGCCGACGCCCGCCACGATGCCGTCCACGATCAGCGAGCGAAGCGGCCCCGGCGGCATCAGCGTCTCGAGCGAGTTGCCGAGCCCGCGGACCGCCGCGTCAATCAGGTCCATCGCCGGAATCGCCCAGGCGAACACCGACTGGAACACGGCGCCCATGAGCACCACGAACAGCACCGGACCCAGGACGCGGTGCGTGAGCACGCGGTCGATCGAGTCGCGGCGCCGGTCGCGACGCTCGCCGCGTGTGGTGACCGCGGCGGCCAGGGCCTCGCGGATCGCCACGAAGCGGCCCTGGACGTCGTCCGAGCGCCAGCCCGGCGAGAGCTGGTCGAGCCGGCGCGCGAGCGTGTGCGCGTCCTCGAGCACGTCCGGCTCGGTCACGCGCGCGAGCGCGTCGTCCTCGCCGTCGTCGAGCAGCAGGGCGAGCGCGAAATCGTGGCGGGCCCGATCGGGCAGCCGCGGGTGCCGCGGCAGCCGCGCCTCGAGCCGGTCGAGCACGCGCTGCAGGTAGGCCGGCCGCTCGCGAAAGCGCCGCGTGCTCGGCTCGATCTCGCGCTCCATGAGCCGGCGCAGGTAGCCGAGCCCCTCGCCCTTGACGGCCGAGATGCCGACCACCGGCGTGCCGAACTGGCGCTCGAGCGCGGCGAGGTCGATCTCCAGGCCCTGTCCGCGCGCCGAGTCCATCATGTTCAGCGCCAGCACGACCGGCCGGCCCAGCTCGATGACCTGCAGTGCCAGATTGAGGTGGCGGTCGAGATTGGTCGCGTCCACCACGAACACGATCAGGTCGGGCGGCGGCGTGTCGCTCTGCAGGCCGAGCAGGACGTCGCGAACGATGCGCTCGTCGGGCGAGGCCGGATGCAGGCTGTAGCTGCCCGGCAGGTCGATCAGCTCCGCGCGCGCTCCGGAGGGCAGCTCGCAGGTGCCGGTCTTCTTCTCGACCGTCACGCCCGGATAGTTGCCCACCTTCTGGCGCAGGCCGGTGAGCGCGTTGAAGAGCGTGGACTTGCCGGCGTTGGGATTGCCGAGGATCGCGATGCGGCGGGGCCCGGTCGCCGTGTCGTGCGCGCGCGTCGCGCGCGCGGGCGCGATCGTCAGCGGCGCGCCGGGCGCGAGGTCAGCGGAGCGCGACATGGATGCACTCCGCTTCGGAACGCCGCAGCGACAGGCGCAGTCCGCGCACGGCCACCTCGATCGGATCGCCGAGCGGTGCGGTGCGCACCATGCGGACTTCGGAGCCGGGCACGAGGCCCAGCTCCATCAGCCGGCGGGTGATCGCCGGCTCGGCGTCAATGCGCTCGATGCGGCCATCCTCGCCGGGGGCGAGCCGGGCGAGCGGACGTTCGTCCCGCCCGGGGCCGTTCGCGTTGGCGCTCATGCCGTCTTCCCGCCTTCGCCGATCTCGCTGACCAGCGACTCGCGCAGGCAGGTCGAGCCGCACAGGTCGCACGCGCCCGGATCGTGTTCGGCGCACGAACGCGGGCTGGCCTTGTAGGCCTCGCGGAAATCCTTCGCGGCCGCGTGTTGCGAGCGCATGAACGAGGTCAGGCGCAGCAACTCGACCGAGACCTCCGGGCTCACGAGGTGCTCGATCATGCACGCGTCCTCGCTCGCGACCTCCTCGGGGACGCCGAGGATTTCGGTCAGGAACATCGTCAGCACGCGACGGCTCGATTCCGTGCGCACCGCCAGGCGCCTGCCCGCGGGCGTCAGTTCGACGGCGCCGTAGCGCTCGTGCGTCACGAGGCCGCGGGACTGGAGCGAGCGCAGCATCGAAGTGACGCCGCTCTTGGAGACGCCGAGCTGGTCGGCGATGTCCACGACGCGCGCGTGACCCTTGTCGGCCTTGAGCGATGCGACCGCCTGAAGGTAGTGCGCCATCGAGTGACTGACTTCCTTCTCGCCGAATCGCTTCCAGATGTCCACGTGGGTTTCCTCAATGTGCGTTCAGCCGCGGCCGCGGAGACCGTCCGATCGTGACGCGCGGCGACCGCTCGCGAATCCCGCTCCGGATCTTGGCCTCAACAAAGTTGAGATAGCCTAACTTCGCGGCGGGGCGCGGGCAAACAGGCCTTCGAATCGCTGCTCAGTCGAGGATCGCGAACTTCCTCGACAGCACCCGCTCGCCGACTCTGGCGCGCGCCACATAGACCCCTGGCGCGAGCCAGGCCGGCACGGCAAGCGACTGCCAGCCAGCGTCATAGCTTCCGTCCGCCAGGCGGGCGGACTCCCGGCCGGCGAGGTCGAAAAGGCTCACGCGCACCCGGGACGGCTCGGACAGGTGAAAGAGCACGTGACCGCCGCCGCGCAGCGGACTCGAAGGGACCGAGAGCAGCAGCTGCGGGCGATCCACCGGTACGTCTCCGGTGCCCAGCGCGAAGAACGGGCCGTCGCTCTCGTCGCTTCCGACGTTGCCGGCGAGGTCGCGCGCGACGATCCGCAGCCAGGTCTGGTTGATGGTCGCGCCGCGCGCGGCACCGGCCGGGGCGACGAGGATGTAAGGCGGGAGCCAGTCGAAGACGCCCGTGTTCGGCAGGGCCGTCGCAACCGGCCACCAGGGCCCGCTCGGACTGCCCACGGAGGATTGGAGGTCCACCCATGGCGCGCGCTGGTCGTCGGCGACCGTCCACGTGACGTGCCACGGCTCGCCGTTCTCCCAGAGGTACTCGCCGCCGTTCGGCGAAATCACCTGCACGGCGGGCGCGGTGACGTCGGCGGGGAAGAGTTTCACGAGCCCGCGCAGCGGCAGCGCACCCGCACCGAAGAGGTTGCCGCCGGCGTAGACCACGCCGTCCGCGACCTGCAGCGTGGACGGCGGGGACTGGAGTCGCGGGTCCCATGGAACGCTCGCGCCGCTCGCGGCGTCGAGCACGGCCACGCGCGTCGCGGTACCGCCGCCGATCGTGGTGAAGAAGCCGCCGGCGTAGACGGAGGATCCGACGGGCACGATCGCCTCGACGGGCGCGTCCGCTCCGGGGTTCCAGCCATCCGGCGTTCCGGTCGCCGCCGCGACGCGCGCGATCCCGCCGCGCGGTAGGCCGCCCAGCTGCGTGAACCAGCCGCCGACATAGACACGGTCCTGGTCGTCGGGCACGAGGACGTCCACGACATTGCTCGCGCCGGCCGCCCACGGCAGCGGCAGGGCGCTCGCGGAGTCCACCGAGCCCACGTACGCACGCGGGGAGCCGGCAAGGGACTGGAAGAGCCCGCCCGCAAACACGCGTCCTTCTCTCGCCGCGACGACGTTGACCCAGTTGTCCGCCGCGGGATTCCAGCCGGAGAGCGCGCCGGCGAAGGCATCGAACGCCGCCAGGTGCATGCGCGTCGAGGGTCCGATCGCGGTGAAACCGCCGCCCGCGTAGACCGTGTTGCCGTGGGCGAGGACGCACTGGACCTGACCGTTCGGCGCCGCCGGGTTCCAGCCGGTCGGAATCCCGCTCGCGACATCCACGGCCGCGAGGCCCGTCCTCGGCTGGCCGCCCACCTGAGTGAAGGCGCCGCTCAGGTAGAGCGTCGAGCCCGCGAGCGACATCGAGCGCACGAAGCCGTCCGCGTTCGGGTCCCAGCCGGTCGGTTGCCCGCTCGCCAGATCGATCGCGGCGAGGTTGGAACGCGCGACCATGCCCATGCTCAAGCGCGCGCCGCCCACGACGACGCGACTCGTATCGGTCCCGAGCCCGGGAGCGCCGATCGCCAGGACCGTGCCGTAGGCGCCCGGATTCCACGCGGTCGCCGCGCCGGTGGCGAGGTCGATCGCGGCGAGATTCGCGCGTGGCTGCCCGCCCACGTGTTTGAAATCGCCGCCGACGAGCAGGCGGCCGTTCCCCGCGAGCATCGCGCGGACGCCGCCGTCCGGGTCCGGGTTCCAGGCCGTCGCGAGCGCCGTCGAGGCCGAGACTTCCGCGAGGTTCGCACGCGGCTGGCCGCCCGCGGTCGCGAAACCGCCGCCCAGCAGCACGGTCGCGCCGCGCGGAACGATCGTGTTCACGGTCCCGTAGGCCCCCGCGAGCGGGTCCCACGAGTTCGCGAGGCCGCTCGCGGCATCGAGCGCGGCGAGGTTCTGAATCGTCCGGCCGCCGATGCTCGTGAACCGCCCGCCGACGTAGACGGTCGGGCCGTCCACCGCGATCGCGCTCACGCTCGGCCACCCGCCCCCCGGCGAGGAGATCGTCGTGCTCCACGCGAGCGGCGCGCCGGTTCCGGAGTGGACCGCCGCCATCTTGATCCGCTGCTGTCCGCCGACCTGCTCGAAGCGCCCGCCCATCCACAAGGTGCCGGAGTCGAGCGCCAGCGTCAGGACGACGCTGTCCGCGTCGGCGTCCCACGCGAGCGCCTCGCCGGAGGTGCGGTTCAGCTGCGCCACGTGCCGGCGGGACTGGCCGCCGGCGTTGAGGAACGCACCACCGACGAAGACATAGCCGGAAGCAGGCGCGATGGAGAAGACCGTGCCGTCCGCACCGGGGTTCCAGAAGGGATC harbors:
- a CDS encoding ATP-dependent 6-phosphofructokinase; translated protein: MSAQPIRKIAISTGGGDAPGLNAVIRAVTVSALKRGWEVWGIRDGYNGLLDPEAFPDGGLVRLTRQRVSGIMHQGGTTLGTTNRGNPLSFPVRNPDGSWSEVDRCAELIGKFRAAGFDALVTVGGDGSLAIGHRLAGLGLRVVGVPKTIDNDLDRTFMTFGFDSAVSFATECLDRLHATATSHRRIMVVEVMGRYAGWIALHAGIAGNAHAILIPEIAYDIEKVAQAVRDREQNGNEYALVVVAEGAKPVGGAVSVRDKAVGQAERLGGVGEKVAARLQELTGRESRTVVLGHLLRGGSPTSFDRLVALRFGTAAVRALEAGLSSVMVSLAPPTVRYEPLEAVIRRMKVVPLDCDTMQAARDLGIRFGD
- a CDS encoding carboxymuconolactone decarboxylase family protein is translated as MSQKIPKFFEDFRAAYPDVAAKYNALSEAAKKAGPLDERTAELVKLGIAMGAGAEGAAHSHARRARAAGATDQQLEHVALLAITTLGFPRAMTGLAWVRDVTKPRA
- a CDS encoding FeoB-associated Cys-rich membrane protein, with translation MSNETLQNIAVAVLVLGAAVFLVWKRVHRKARPSPLCGDCPACATAEKQKSDWGLIGGLRAPRPKPGAATRRG
- the feoB gene encoding ferrous iron transport protein B: MSRSADLAPGAPLTIAPARATRAHDTATGPRRIAILGNPNAGKSTLFNALTGLRQKVGNYPGVTVEKKTGTCELPSGARAELIDLPGSYSLHPASPDERIVRDVLLGLQSDTPPPDLIVFVVDATNLDRHLNLALQVIELGRPVVLALNMMDSARGQGLEIDLAALERQFGTPVVGISAVKGEGLGYLRRLMEREIEPSTRRFRERPAYLQRVLDRLEARLPRHPRLPDRARHDFALALLLDDGEDDALARVTEPDVLEDAHTLARRLDQLSPGWRSDDVQGRFVAIREALAAAVTTRGERRDRRRDSIDRVLTHRVLGPVLFVVLMGAVFQSVFAWAIPAMDLIDAAVRGLGNSLETLMPPGPLRSLIVDGIVAGVGTTLTFVPQIAILFFFLGVLEDTGYMARAAFIMDRVMSRVGLSGRAFIPLLSSFACAIPGIMATRTIGNRRDRITTIIIAPFMSCSARLPVYALLIGAFIPNLWIGPLTLPGLVLFSMYMLGIVAAIVVAALLKRTVLRGGRPLYVMELPPYRMPSWRSILISVRERSWLFVKNAGTVILAITIVLWFLASYPRGGPEVKALEAQRAAVTASGDAAAARQLDAHIAGVSLEHSFAGRVGRFLEPAIAPLGFDWRIGVGLVTSFAAREVMVSTLATVFNLGNGGDQVVPLRDSLREATDPHTGRRAYTPLVAVSLMVFFVLACQCMSTVAVVRRETNSWRWPLFMLFMMNALAWIASFVVYQGGRALGLGS
- a CDS encoding ferrous iron transport protein A, with the translated sequence MSANANGPGRDERPLARLAPGEDGRIERIDAEPAITRRLMELGLVPGSEVRMVRTAPLGDPIEVAVRGLRLSLRRSEAECIHVALR
- a CDS encoding metal-dependent transcriptional regulator, with product MDIWKRFGEKEVSHSMAHYLQAVASLKADKGHARVVDIADQLGVSKSGVTSMLRSLQSRGLVTHERYGAVELTPAGRRLAVRTESSRRVLTMFLTEILGVPEEVASEDACMIEHLVSPEVSVELLRLTSFMRSQHAAAKDFREAYKASPRSCAEHDPGACDLCGSTCLRESLVSEIGEGGKTA
- a CDS encoding delta-60 repeat domain-containing protein; this translates as MTPVRSHRARSAAAGPALFATLLAAVLAAGAARAQYADPAFPVVDGGVYTSALSGDTLFLGGAFQHVGPNTGSFACTDAVTGVAIPFARIDGTVYAIAADAQGGWFVGGAFASVSGVPRANLARIRGDGSLDPFWNPGADGTVFSIAPASGYVFVGGAFLNAGGQSRRHVAQLNRTSGEALAWDADADSVVLTLALDSGTLWMGGRFEQVGGQQRIKMAAVHSGTGAPLAWSTTISSPGGGWPSVSAIAVDGPTVYVGGRFTSIGGRTIQNLAALDAASGLANSWDPLAGAYGTVNTIVPRGATVLLGGGFATAGGQPRANLAEVSASTALATAWNPDPDGGVRAMLAGNGRLLVGGDFKHVGGQPRANLAAIDLATGAATAWNPGAYGTVLAIGAPGLGTDTSRVVVGGARLSMGMVARSNLAAIDLASGQPTGWDPNADGFVRSMSLAGSTLYLSGAFTQVGGQPRTGLAAVDVASGIPTGWNPAAPNGQVQCVLAHGNTVYAGGGFTAIGPSTRMHLAAFDAFAGALSGWNPAADNWVNVVAAREGRVFAGGLFQSLAGSPRAYVGSVDSASALPLPWAAGASNVVDVLVPDDQDRVYVGGWFTQLGGLPRGGIARVAAATGTPDGWNPGADAPVEAIVPVGSSVYAGGFFTTIGGGTATRVAVLDAASGASVPWDPRLQSPPSTLQVADGVVYAGGNLFGAGALPLRGLVKLFPADVTAPAVQVISPNGGEYLWENGEPWHVTWTVADDQRAPWVDLQSSVGSPSGPWWPVATALPNTGVFDWLPPYILVAPAGAARGATINQTWLRIVARDLAGNVGSDESDGPFFALGTGDVPVDRPQLLLSVPSSPLRGGGHVLFHLSEPSRVRVSLFDLAGRESARLADGSYDAGWQSLAVPAWLAPGVYVARARVGERVLSRKFAILD